The sequence ACGTGATTAAAATCTTGTTGGTCAGTGTTTTATCCATTATTTTGTTCCGCTAACGCTAACGTTCTCGTCTTTGATCTTTGAAGCAAGAGCTTTTGCGCTTGCACCGATTAGTTTTATCTTAGTAACGCTCTTTGAAATTTTATGAACGCTAGCTATTGTTGCGATTGAAATTTCCGCAAGCTCTTTTATGGCTGCGATCTTTTCAACATTGATAACATAAGGTTTTTCAAATTTAGATGCAAAGCCTACTTTTGGAAGACGTCTTTGAAGTGGTTGTTGTCCGCCCTCAAAACCTCTTTTTTCATTGTAGCCTTTTCTTGCTCTTTGACCTTTATTGCCTTTGCCAGCAGTTTTGCCATTGCCACTGCCTTGACCACGACCTATTCTTTTAGATGCGTGTGTTGAACCTACTGCAGGTGTTAATTTTTCTAATGCCATCTTAACTCCTTTCTCTTAGCTTTTTAGCAAACTAAGTGCTTTTATAGTAGCACGAACGACGTTTGCTGAGTTGTTTGAGCCAAGTGATTTAGTAAGGATATCCTTAATACCTGCAAGCTCGATAATAGGACGTGCACTACCACCAGCGATAACACCAGTACCCTCGCTAGCTGGGCGAAGTAACATTCTACTTGCGTTATATTTTACCTCTACATCGTGAGGGATAGTTGTGCCCTTGATCTTAACGTGGATAATATTTTTAAATGCGTCGTCAATCGCTTTTCTCATCGCATCTGGCACCTCTTTGGCTTTGCCATATCCAAAGCCAACTAGGCCATTTCTATTACCAACAACAACTAAAGCTGTAAATCTAAATCTACGACCACCTTTAACAACCTTTGTAACCCGACCGATATCGACGATTACTTCTTCAAATTCTTCTCTATTATATTTTTCCATCGATTTTCCTTTGGGTTATAGCTTGATGCCATTTTCTCTTAAAGCTTCAGCAAATGCTGCAATAACACCATGGTATAAATAACCATTTCTATCAAAAATCGCAACATCTATCTTCTTAGCTTTTAAAGCCTTAGCAAATTCTTTAGCTAAAGTGACCGCACCTTCTTTGTTTGCTTTTATGCCTATTTTTCTACCATCAACTGCAGCTAGTGTAGTAGCTGTAACGTCGTCAATTGCTTGAACATAAAGAGTCCTGTTTGATTTGAAAATAGAAACTCTTGGGCAAGTTGCAACACCAGAAATTTTACCTCTGATTCTTCTTTTTCTCTTAATTCTAAGAGCGATTTTTCTTTTTAGTACTTTTGCTGTCATTTACCGCCCCTTACTTCTTAGATGTCTTGCCCGCTTTGCGGATGATACGTTCTTCTAGATATTTTACGCCTTTGCCTTTATATGGCTCAGGTGGTCTAAATCCTCTAACTTGAGCAGCCACTTGACCTACTACTTGTTTGTCGTCGCCTTTGATAGTAATAACGTTTTTATCAACGCTAGCTTCAACGCCTGCTGGTAGCTCATAGTTGATAAGGTGTGAAAAACCAAGAGAAAGCTCTAAAATTTTACCTTTTGCAGCTGCTTTGTAACCAACGCCGTTGATCTCAAGCTGGCGAGTAAAGCCATGAGTGATACCAGTTACGATGTTGTTAGCAAGTGCTCTATATGTTCCCCAGTAAGCTCTGCTTTGGCGATCTTCGCCCTTTGGAGCAAAAACTATATGACCATTTTCTACCTTGACATCAACGTGACCTTTTGTGTCAAGCTCTTTTAAGTGATTGCCCTTTTTAAATTTTAGGACATTATTTTCAACGCTAACATCTACACCACTTGGGATAGCGATAGGCTGTTTTCCAATACGTGACATTTTTTTCCTTTACTTGTCTAGGGTGTTCCTACATTTACGAATAAACACCACAATGCCGTAAATTTGATCGTCAAATTTGACGAAACCTGACTAAATTTAGCCTGGGCGAAATATAAAATTTCACCTAGCTAAAGTTAAATTTCTAAATTTAAAACAACGCCAAAACGCTGCTTTACTATTACCAAACGGTGCAAAGAACCTCGCCGCCAACGCCAGCTTTACTTGCCTCAATACCGCTCATAACGCCTTTGCTTGTACTAACGATAACTGTTCCGTAACCATTTTTAAAACGCTTAATGTCGTCTTTACCTTGATAAACACGGCGACCAGGTTTTGAAACCCTTTTAAGCTCGTTTATAACGCTTCTGCCGTACTCATCATACTTTAAAACTACGTTTATAAATTTCTTGTTACCTTCTTCGATAACGTTGTAGCTCTCTACATAGCCTTTTGCTGCAAGGATAGAAAGAGTAGCCTCAACAACCTTAGAATGAAGCAATTTCGCAGTCTCAAGTCTTCTCATACTTGCATTTCTAATGCGTGTTAATCCATCTGATATTAAATCGTTCAACATTTCTCTTCCTTACCAACTTGCTTTTTTAAGACCAGGTATTAGGCCTTCGTTAGCCATTTTTCTTAGGCAAACACGGCAAATTCCAAAATCTTTATAAACAGAGTGCGGACGACCGCAAATTTGGCATCTAGTATAGCCGCGAACCGCAAATTTTGGCTTGCGTGCAGCTTTTGCTATCATTGATTTCTTTGCCATTTTACTTTCCTTTTGCAAACGGCACACCAAATAGCTCTAGCAATTTGAATGCCTCTTTATCGTTTTTAGCCGTAGTAGCAATCGTAATATTCATACCATGAGTTCGTAAAATTTTATCATACTCAACCTCTGGAAACATTAGCTGCTCGCTAAGACCGAAGTTATAGTTTCCACGTCCATCAAAGCCATTTTTTGGAAGACCGCGGAAGTCTTTAACTCTTGGAAGAGCAACGCTAATTAGCTTATCTAAGAAAGCATACATTTGCTCTTTTCTCAAAGTTACTTTGATACCAACAGGGAAACCTTCGCGAACTTTAAAGCCAGCAACTGATTTTTTAGCATCAGTGATAACCGCTTTTTGTCCAGCGATAAGTGAAATGGTATCAGCCATATTTTGAAGCACTTTCTGATCTTTCGCAGAGTCTCCAGCACCTACACTGATCACGATCTTCTCGAGTGCAGGGATGAGCATTGGATTTTTGATGTCAAATTCTTTTACGAGAGCTGGCTTGATAGTTTCGTTAAATTTATCTTTTAATCTACTCATATCTCTTATCCTTCAACTTTCGCGACGTTTGATATGTCAATTGGCATCTCTTTATTTACGTGACCACCATTTGGAGTTTTTTCGCTTGGTTTGATAGCTTTTTTAGCTACTTTGCATCCCTCAACTATAACCTGACCTTTTTTTGCAAGAACTGCTAAAATTTTACCAGTTTTGCCTTTATCGTCACCAGCGATGATCTTTACAGTATCGCCTTTTTTGACTTTAAATTTTACATTAGCCATTATAAAACCTCCGGAGCTAGCGAAACAATCTTCATAAAGTTAGCATATCTAACTTCACGTCCAACTGGTCCAAAAATACGAGTGCCGACTGGCTCTTTTTTGCTATCAAGTATAACAGCTGCGTTCTCGTCGAAGCGGATTAGCGAACCATTATCTCTTTGAACCTCTCTTTTAGTTCTTACAACAACAGCTTTTACAACCTGTCCTTTTTTGATCTTACCATTTGGAAGAGCTTTTTTAACAGAGCAAACTATGATATCGCCAAGTGTAGCGTATCTTCTTTTGCTGCCACCAAGAACTTTTATACACATTAACTCTTTTGCGCCACTGTTATCAGCAACTGCAAGTCTTGTAAAACTTTGAATCATTACTCAACTCCCTTTGCTAATACAGCTTTTAAGCGAAAATTCTTGCGAGCTGAAAGTGGCCTGCACTCAACTGCAACAACTGTATCGCCTGCTCTTGTCTCATTTTTCTCATCATGAACTAAATACTTTTTAAAGCGTTTTACAAATTTATGGTATCTTGGGTGCATAACGCGTCTTTCTACCAAAATAGTAGCTGTCTTATCTCCAGCTTTTTGTAAAACAACACCTTGAATTTCTCTTTTTAATGCCATTTTACGCCCCTTGTCTTGTTGCACTAATTGCAGTGTTGATCTGAGCTATCTCTTTGCGAACAGCACTAATCTCATTAGGGTTGCTTAACTGCATAGTTTTTAGCTTTTGTCTCAATGTAAATAAAAGCACCTTTTTCTCTTTTAGCAACGCGTTTAATTCTGCAACGCTCTTATCTTTTAACTCAGTATATTTCATTTTCACTCTCTCGCGTTACAAATTTTGATTTGAAAGGAAGTTTGTGTAGAGCCAAAGTTAAAGCTTCACGAGCTAACTCTTCGTCAACACCAGCCATTTCAAATATTATACGACCAGGTTTAATGTTCATAACCCACTCTTCAACTCCTGCCTTACCTTTACCCATACGAGTTTGTAGAGGTTTTTTAGTAAGTGGCTTATCAGGGAAAACCCTAATCCAAATTTTAGCCTGTCTCTTTACGTGACGAGTTAGAGCTTGACGAGCAGCTTCTATTTGGCGTGAATTTACTCTACCAGCCTCAACAGCTTTAAGTGCAAATTCACCAGTTGCTAAAGATGCTCCACGAGTCGCATAACCACGGTTGCGACCTTTCATTTGCTTACGAAATTTCGTTCTTTTAGGCATCAACATAATTATTTACCTCTTCTTGCTCTACGTGTTTTCTTAGGTGCCTCTTCTTCAGTTTTCTCAGGTTGAACACCTTTTTGAAGAACCTCACCTTTAAAAATCCATACTTTAATACCTATGTTTCCATAAGTTGTATGAGCCTCAGCTACACCGTAATCGATCTTCGCTCTAAGAGTATGAAGCGGAACGCGACCTTCTAGATACCACTCGGTTCTTGCCATCTCAGCGCCACCTAAACGACCAGCAACTGAAATTTTGATACCTTTAGCGCCTGATTTTTGAGCACCTTGGATAACTTTTTTCATAGCACGTCTAAATGCGACACGCTTTTCAAGTTGCATAGCTACGTTTTCAGCAGCAAGTTGAGCTGAAGCTTGAGCTTTTCTTTCTTCTTTGATATTTACATTTACTTCTTTACCGATAAGTTTGCTAACTTCGTTCTTTAGGTTTTCAACATCTTGACCTTTTTTGCCAATGATGATACCAGGACGAGCTGCAACTACGGTTACACGAAGTTTTTTAGCCGTTCTTTCGATTAGAATTTGGCTAATTCCTGCATAGTAAAGTTTTTTCTTTAAAAATGCACGAATTTTGTAATCTTCACCGATATTTTCAGGAAGACTTTGTTTGGTTGGAAACCATCTAGATTCCCAGTTGCGGTTAATTCCTAGTCTAAGACCTATTGGATTTACTTTTTGTCCCATATTATGCTTCCTTCTTTTCAGGTTTAGATACTTCTACCATTACATGAGAAGTAGGTTTGCGAATTTTGCTCGCTGTTCCTCTTGCTCTTGGTCTAAATCTCTTTAATACAGGACCAGCGTCAACGCGGCAACTAGTTACTACAACCTCTTCTGGCTCAAATCCGCCATTTGCTACTGCTGAGCTAATAGCGTTTGCTATAAATTTAGCACCACGATTTGGCATAAATTGCAAGCTTGCAAGTGCTAGCTCGGCATTCATACCTTGAACTTCTCTTGCTATAAGTCTTGCTTTTGTAGGAGAAAGTCTTACGAATTTTATAATTGCTTTACTCATATTATCTCCCCTTACTTGCCGATTTTCTTTTGCACTGAGCCTTTGTGACCCTTAAATGTGCGTGTTGGAGCAAATTCGCCAAGTTTATAGCCTATATGATTTTCTGTAACATATACAGGAATAAAGCTCTTGCCATTATGAACGTTAAATGTTAGTCCAATCATTTCAGGTACAATCGTGCTACGTCTTGACCAAGTCTTGATTGGTTTGTTATCGTTTGCATTTTTTGCGGCAATAACTTTTTTCATTACATGATCATCTACGAAAGGACCTTTTTTGAGTGATCTTGCCATCTCTATTTTCCTTTCCTTCTTGAAATTATAAGCTTATCGCTAGCTTTTTTACGGCGAGTCTTAGCACCTTTAGTTGGTTTACCCCATGGAGTAACTGGGTGACGGCCTGAATTTTTCTTACCTTCACCACCGCCGTGTGGGTGATCAACTGGGTTCATAGCAGAACCACGTGTTTGTGGGCGGATACCGCGGTAGCGATTACGTCCGGCTTTACCTATAGTGATGTTAGCCCAGTCTTCGTTACCAACTACACCAATACTTGCCATACACTCAGCTAGTACTTGTCTCATCTCGCCACTTGGCATTCTTAAGATAACATACTTCTCTTCTTTACCCATTAGCTGAGCATAACCACCAGCTGAACGAGCTATCTGAGCGCCTTTACCAGGTTTTAGCTCTACGTTATGAACGATAGTACCAACTGGTATAAATCTTAATTTCATAGCGTTACCTGGTTTAATATCTAGTGAGCCCTCATCGATAGATGCGATAACGTCGCCAACATTTAGGCCATTTGGTCTAATGATATAGCGTTTTTCGCCATCTTTGTAAGCTATAAGAGCGATACGGCAGTTTCTGTTTGGATCATACTCGATCGCTTCAACTTTACCCTCTATACCAAATTTGCGACGTTTGAAGTCGATGATACGATAAAGTTTTTTTGCACCTGCTTCTTTATGTCTTGAAGTTATACGACCATTATTGTTTCTACCGCCAGTTGCAGGTAGTTTAACAAGCAAGCTTCTAACGCTTGGTTTAGCTGTTATATCTTCAGAGCTTAGTCCAGTCATATATCTACGACTAGGTGTATATGGTTTATATGATTTTATAGCCATCTTACGCCTCCGTATTTTCTAGGCTTACGCCTTCAGGTAACTTAACGTAGAATTTCTTTATCTCGTCACGTTGGCCTGCTCTTCCTCTAAAACGCTTAACCTTGCCGCTAATTCTAAGTGAATTTACGCGAACAGGCGTTACTCCAAAATACTCTTGTAAAACCGCTTTTAAGCTGTTTTTTGTAACTCTTGGTGAAGTTTGGATAACAACAACGCCTTGTTCTTGAAGGCCTAGAGTTTTTTCTGTATAAATAATTGTTTTGATATCAGTTATATCCGCCATTTTAGCCCTCTTTTGTTATAGTTTTTAGTGCAGCTTTTTCAATGATAACCGAACTAAATGTAGAGACAAGATAAGCATTTACCTCATTTGCATCTACTACATAGCAGTTTGCTAAATTTCTAAAAGCAAGTAGTGTTTTATCGTCTAGTAAATCTTTAACGATAAGTGCGTCTTTTACTTTTAAATTTTTGATGATATTAGCTGCATCTTTTGTCTTTCCAGACTCGATTGAGATGCTATCTACTGCGAAAATTTTACCATCTTGTGCTTTTACTGCCAAAGCGTACTCAAGAGCTAGTCTTTTTTGTTT is a genomic window of Campylobacter concisus containing:
- the rplR gene encoding 50S ribosomal protein L18, which encodes MTAKVLKRKIALRIKRKRRIRGKISGVATCPRVSIFKSNRTLYVQAIDDVTATTLAAVDGRKIGIKANKEGAVTLAKEFAKALKAKKIDVAIFDRNGYLYHGVIAAFAEALRENGIKL
- the rplP gene encoding 50S ribosomal protein L16 yields the protein MLMPKRTKFRKQMKGRNRGYATRGASLATGEFALKAVEAGRVNSRQIEAARQALTRHVKRQAKIWIRVFPDKPLTKKPLQTRMGKGKAGVEEWVMNIKPGRIIFEMAGVDEELAREALTLALHKLPFKSKFVTRESENEIY
- a CDS encoding 50S ribosomal protein L23, giving the protein MADITDIKTIIYTEKTLGLQEQGVVVIQTSPRVTKNSLKAVLQEYFGVTPVRVNSLRISGKVKRFRGRAGQRDEIKKFYVKLPEGVSLENTEA
- the rpsH gene encoding 30S ribosomal protein S8; translation: MLNDLISDGLTRIRNASMRRLETAKLLHSKVVEATLSILAAKGYVESYNVIEEGNKKFINVVLKYDEYGRSVINELKRVSKPGRRVYQGKDDIKRFKNGYGTVIVSTSKGVMSGIEASKAGVGGEVLCTVW
- the rplV gene encoding 50S ribosomal protein L22, producing the protein MSKAIIKFVRLSPTKARLIAREVQGMNAELALASLQFMPNRGAKFIANAISSAVANGGFEPEEVVVTSCRVDAGPVLKRFRPRARGTASKIRKPTSHVMVEVSKPEKKEA
- the rplX gene encoding 50S ribosomal protein L24, with amino-acid sequence MANVKFKVKKGDTVKIIAGDDKGKTGKILAVLAKKGQVIVEGCKVAKKAIKPSEKTPNGGHVNKEMPIDISNVAKVEG
- the rpsS gene encoding 30S ribosomal protein S19 — encoded protein: MARSLKKGPFVDDHVMKKVIAAKNANDNKPIKTWSRRSTIVPEMIGLTFNVHNGKSFIPVYVTENHIGYKLGEFAPTRTFKGHKGSVQKKIGK
- the rplN gene encoding 50S ribosomal protein L14, giving the protein MIQSFTRLAVADNSGAKELMCIKVLGGSKRRYATLGDIIVCSVKKALPNGKIKKGQVVKAVVVRTKREVQRDNGSLIRFDENAAVILDSKKEPVGTRIFGPVGREVRYANFMKIVSLAPEVL
- the rpsC gene encoding 30S ribosomal protein S3, which translates into the protein MGQKVNPIGLRLGINRNWESRWFPTKQSLPENIGEDYKIRAFLKKKLYYAGISQILIERTAKKLRVTVVAARPGIIIGKKGQDVENLKNEVSKLIGKEVNVNIKEERKAQASAQLAAENVAMQLEKRVAFRRAMKKVIQGAQKSGAKGIKISVAGRLGGAEMARTEWYLEGRVPLHTLRAKIDYGVAEAHTTYGNIGIKVWIFKGEVLQKGVQPEKTEEEAPKKTRRARRGK
- a CDS encoding type Z 30S ribosomal protein S14 — protein: MAKKSMIAKAARKPKFAVRGYTRCQICGRPHSVYKDFGICRVCLRKMANEGLIPGLKKASW
- the rpsE gene encoding 30S ribosomal protein S5, which translates into the protein MEKYNREEFEEVIVDIGRVTKVVKGGRRFRFTALVVVGNRNGLVGFGYGKAKEVPDAMRKAIDDAFKNIIHVKIKGTTIPHDVEVKYNASRMLLRPASEGTGVIAGGSARPIIELAGIKDILTKSLGSNNSANVVRATIKALSLLKS
- the rpsQ gene encoding 30S ribosomal protein S17, yielding MALKREIQGVVLQKAGDKTATILVERRVMHPRYHKFVKRFKKYLVHDEKNETRAGDTVVAVECRPLSARKNFRLKAVLAKGVE
- the rplO gene encoding 50S ribosomal protein L15, with translation MALEKLTPAVGSTHASKRIGRGQGSGNGKTAGKGNKGQRARKGYNEKRGFEGGQQPLQRRLPKVGFASKFEKPYVINVEKIAAIKELAEISIATIASVHKISKSVTKIKLIGASAKALASKIKDENVSVSGTK
- the rpmC gene encoding 50S ribosomal protein L29 → MKYTELKDKSVAELNALLKEKKVLLFTLRQKLKTMQLSNPNEISAVRKEIAQINTAISATRQGA
- the rplE gene encoding 50S ribosomal protein L5 encodes the protein MSRLKDKFNETIKPALVKEFDIKNPMLIPALEKIVISVGAGDSAKDQKVLQNMADTISLIAGQKAVITDAKKSVAGFKVREGFPVGIKVTLRKEQMYAFLDKLISVALPRVKDFRGLPKNGFDGRGNYNFGLSEQLMFPEVEYDKILRTHGMNITIATTAKNDKEAFKLLELFGVPFAKGK
- the rplB gene encoding 50S ribosomal protein L2, whose product is MAIKSYKPYTPSRRYMTGLSSEDITAKPSVRSLLVKLPATGGRNNNGRITSRHKEAGAKKLYRIIDFKRRKFGIEGKVEAIEYDPNRNCRIALIAYKDGEKRYIIRPNGLNVGDVIASIDEGSLDIKPGNAMKLRFIPVGTIVHNVELKPGKGAQIARSAGGYAQLMGKEEKYVILRMPSGEMRQVLAECMASIGVVGNEDWANITIGKAGRNRYRGIRPQTRGSAMNPVDHPHGGGEGKKNSGRHPVTPWGKPTKGAKTRRKKASDKLIISRRKGK
- the rplF gene encoding 50S ribosomal protein L6; translation: MSRIGKQPIAIPSGVDVSVENNVLKFKKGNHLKELDTKGHVDVKVENGHIVFAPKGEDRQSRAYWGTYRALANNIVTGITHGFTRQLEINGVGYKAAAKGKILELSLGFSHLINYELPAGVEASVDKNVITIKGDDKQVVGQVAAQVRGFRPPEPYKGKGVKYLEERIIRKAGKTSKK
- the rplD gene encoding 50S ribosomal protein L4, whose translation is MSKIHVLNDKFENSGELELPASYAEVNPHNLYLYVKSYLAGIRANSAHTKSRAFVSGGGKKPWRQKGRGGARAGSTRTNVWVGGAVAFGPTNEKNYFQKVNKKQKRLALEYALAVKAQDGKIFAVDSISIESGKTKDAANIIKNLKVKDALIVKDLLDDKTLLAFRNLANCYVVDANEVNAYLVSTFSSVIIEKAALKTITKEG